One genomic segment of Hordeum vulgare subsp. vulgare chromosome 2H, MorexV3_pseudomolecules_assembly, whole genome shotgun sequence includes these proteins:
- the LOC123427780 gene encoding uncharacterized protein LOC123427780 gives MEGFLNQMGMIRIAVLSSFAAHLVLILLAGIRRRTASGGRMLLLWLAYQLANWAAAYALGNLSFGSRLHEQPQMVAFWAPFLLQHLGGPDNISAYSLEDNVLSGRQAFNAFVQVGGAIYVVYKHIYLGGGDRALLRASIIILTVGVAKYVERVLALRRGNLGNIRSSNKKKKLSRFTDISGSRKGTVLDNEQALMVAHNMFPFCQRAMSDSSVNMDSPDLDASREMFSFGWESMCKVVEMELSLMYDILYTKAAMIHTWGGYLIRFLSPIATFTAFVLFLVYSKDGQRREDVVITYTLLTVTFILDVRWLFGAVGSTWTHMFLQARPRCWLHHNVLCSGSGIWRRLRRVIVSLNRGWLALLMAPSSYRMWSGTIGQYSLLHECTRDTTTLCGRAAKKIGLEEGWNKHRHSESEGLKLSEDVKTLVFKRVQKILKSTYEADKDEDAAYTMNDVTAFWGQAAAKRRRGKLRRFRLAFGREFQEDILVWHIATQVFLASDDGKLYAETKHAKAIKALSEYLMFLVAMRRHMLPGLVLRSLYEVTKESLQDVWRDEVETSSVHGSGSMVSVREEKLARILRDKKDADSEWGLEHDRTRLVSDGANIAVVLLSAHESEMPELLELVFNVWVDKLLYAGTRCSRESHARQLSRGGELTTIVWILAEHAGPFQIGQRGPDNKKREPCPPPPPPLPPPPMHTSERPPWWGLAIPPPPPPPPMGTEKPQKEPCPPWMEPKPELCPPRPHRERSRRYATLYPVD, from the coding sequence ATGGAAGGATTTCTGAACCAGATGGGGATGATCCGGATAGCGGTCCTTTCAAGCTTTGCTGCACATCTTGTCCTCATCCTCCTTGCCGGGATTCGTCGGCGTACCGCCTCCGGTGGGCGGATGCTCCTTCTGTGGCTGGCATACCAGTTGGCCAACTGGGCCGCGGCGTACGCCCTTGGTAACCTATCCTTCGGCAGCAGGTTACATGAGCAGCCACAGATGGTTGCGTTCTGGGCACCATTCCTCTTGCAGCATCTGGGCGGCCCGGACAACATTAGCGCCTACTCCCTCGAGGACAATGTGCTGTCAGGGCGGCAAGCATTCAATGCATTCGTGCAGGTCGGGGGAGCCATCTATGTCGTGTACAAGCACATATACCTCGGTGGCGGGGACAGAGCTTTGCTTCGGGCATCCATCATCATTCTCACCGTCGGTGTTGCCAAGTATGTGGAGAGGGTATTGGCACTACGGCGAGGCAACTTGGGCAATATTCGGAGctcaaacaagaagaagaaactaaGCAGATTCACTGATATCTCGGGCTCCAGAAAGGGAACTGTGCTGGACAATGAGCAAGCCCTGATGGTTGCTCACAACATGTTCCCGTTCTGCCAGCGTGCAATGTCTGACTCTTCTGTCAACATGGATTCACCTGACCTTGATGCAAGCAGAGAAATGTTCTCTTTTGGGTGGGAGAGTATGTGCAAGGTGGTGGAGATGGAACTTTCTCTCATGTACGACATCCTCTACACCAAGGCAGCCATGATCCACACCTGGGGCGGCTACTTGATCCGTTTTCTTTCGCCAATCGCCACCTTCACAGCATTTGTTCTGTTTCTGGTCTACAGCAAAGACGGCCAGAGGAGAGAAGATGTGGTCATCACCTACACCTTGCTGACAGTTACCTTCATCCTGGACGTGAGATGGCTGTTTGGGGCAGTTGGGTCTACCTGGACGCACATGTTCCTGCAGGCTCGGCCACGGTGCTGGCTTCACCACAATGTTTTGTGCTCTGGGTCTGGGATATGGCGCCGCCTCCGCCGTGTTATCGTGTCTCTGAACCGTGGCTGGCTAGCCCTTCTCATGGCACCGAGCAGCTACAGAATGTGGTCGGGCACCATTGGGCAGTACAGCCTGCTGCACGAGTGTACCCGTGACACGACAACTCTGTGTGGGCGAGCAGCCAAGAAAATTGGATTGGAAGAGGGTTGGAACAAACACCGCCACTCTGAGTCTGAAGGTCTTAAGCTTTCAGAGGATGTCAAGACGTTGGTTTTCAAACGTGTACAGAAGATACTCAAGTCAACATACGAGGCCGACAAGGACGAGGATGCTGCATACACCATGAATGACGTCACGGCATTCTGGGGTCAGGCGGCAGCCAAGAGACGTCGGGGGAAACTGCGGAGATTCCGGCTGGCATTTGGCCGTGAGTTCCAGGAGGACATCCTTGTGTGGCACATCGCCACGCAAGTTTTCCTCGCGAGTGATGATGGCAAGTTGTATGCAGAGACGAAGCATGCCAAGGCGATCAAGGCGCTGTCGGAGTACCTCATGTTCCTCGTCGCCATGCGCCGGCACATGCTACCGGGCCTTGTTCTCCGCAGCCTGTACGAAGTAACCAAGGAGTCCTTGCAGGATGTATGGCGCGACGAGGTTGAGACCAGTTCCGTTCATGGTTCCGGTTCTATGGTGAGCGTCAGAGAAGAGAAGCTTGCCAGGATCCTCCGTGACAAGAAGGACGCAGACAGCGAGTGGGGTCTGGAGCATGATAGAACTCGTCTGGTCTCTGACGGAGCTAATATTGCCGTGGTGCTGCTCAGCGCCCATGAGTCAGAGATGCCGGAACTGCTGGAGCTTGTCTTCAACGTGTGGGTGGACAAGCTGCTGTATGCGGGCACCCGATGCAGCCGGGAATCCCATGCCAGGCAGCTCAGCCGTGGCGGTGAGCTCACGACCATCGTGTGGATTCTGGCAGAGCATGCTGGCCCATTTCAGATCGGCCAACGCGGGCCAGATAATAAAAAACGGGAACCttgtccaccaccgccgccgccactgccGCCACCGCCCATGCATACGTCGGAGAGACCACCGTGGTGGGGCTTAGCgattccgccaccaccaccaccgccgccgatgGGCACTGAAAAACCCCAAAAAGAACCTTGTCCGCCGTGGATGGAACCCAAACCGGAGCTTTGTCCGCCACGGCCCCATCGTGAGAGGAGTAGAAGGTATGCTACGTTGTATCCAGTGGACTGA